CAGAGCGACCTTGAAATACGGCTCCAAGGGAAGCGACGTCAGAGAACTGCAGGGTCGGCTCCATCATCTGGGTTATTACAAAGGCAAAATTGACGGAAGCTTCGGATATAGCACGCTGAAAGCCGTCAAAACCTTCCAGTGGAAATTCGGGATGAAGGTTGACGGGGTCGTCGGTTCCAAAACCAAGCTCAAGCTGTGGCAAGCCACCAAAAGCTGGCGTCCTTCCGCCACATCGTACAAAACCAAGGCGGCAGGCGGTGTAAAGACGATCGGTTCCGCTAACCATCTCGGTTTATCCGCCAACGATCTTAAAATCATGGCCAATGCCGTCCACGGCGAATCCCGCGGGGAACCTTACGTCGGTCAGGTCGCAGTAGCTGCGGTCATCTTGAACAGAGTCAGCTCTGAACGTTTCCCGAATACGGTATCCGGGGTTATTTTTCAGCCCGGAGCTTTTACCGCTGTAGCGGACGGACAAATTTGGCTGGCCCCGAATGAAACCTCCAAAAAAGCGGTTCGGGATGCGCTGAACGGATATGATCCGACGGGAGGGGCCATATATTATTTCAATCCGGCCACGGCCACATCCAAATGGATTTGGAGCCGCCCGCAAATCAAACGAATCGGAAAGCACATTTTCTGCAAATGAGCCGAACGTAAACTGCGGAGAGGACTTGAACAAATTACCCAAGCAAGCATACCACAGAGAAAGCAAAAGACGGACTGACCGATCAAAGAAGTAACCGCAAGGTTGCTTCTTGTTGTCTTTTTCACGGCATTGAATGCATCGAATGATTTGGGAATGTGGGGAATATTGGTATATAATAATTAGAAAACGGAAGGAGAATCGTTTTTGATCAATCAGGGATTTGAACGAACCGCCGTGAATCGAATTCGTCTTCATGTGCTTCCGACCGATCGCTTCAAAACCTATGCAATTTCGGCGAATATCGGTGTCCCGCTCGCTGAGGACGATGTGACGCCGGTTGCGTTGTTACCTTTTGTGCTGCGCAGGGGAACGGCTAAATACCCTGAAACCAAGAAGTTCCGTGAGAAGCTGGACGATTTGTTCGGAGCGGGCTTCGGATTTGATATTTATAAAAGAGGCGACAACCAGATCGTCCAGTTTCGCATGGATGTGATCAATGATCAATTTGTGGAGGGACGGCACGATCTGTTGAAGCAAAGCTTGCAATTTCTCGGGGAGACGCTTTTTGCCCCGGCTTTGGAGAACGGAACGCTGCGCGGAAAATATGTGGAGAGCGAGAAGGTCACGCTGCAAAAACGTCTGGAAGCGATCGTCAACGACAAGATCAAATACGCGGCAGAACGCTGCATTCAAGAAATGTGCAAGGATGAGCCGTATCGGCTGAATCCGCTGGGCAAAGTGACGGATTTGCCGAGCATCACGCCGGAATCGCTGTATACAATGTATCAAAGATGGCTGCAGAATGCCGTCATTGATTTGTATGTCGCCGGCAATACAACGCCGGATGAGGTGAAATCGCTGGTCGAGGCTTATTTCCCGATGCAGAGCGGGCAAACGGCTTCCTACGATATGCGGACCGCTTTTCCGGAGGTGCAGCACGTCAAGCGCGTGGAGGAACAGCTGGACGTCACGCAGGGCAAGCTCAACATGGGCTTGCGCAGCTATGTCACATACGGGGATGAAGCTTACCCGGCGGCATTGATGTATAACGGCATACTGGGCGGTTATCCGCACTCCAAGCTGTTTACAAACGTTCGTGAAAAAGCGAGCTTGGCCTACTACGCAGCTTCCCGCTTAGACGGACACAAAGGCATTATTACGATCCAATCGGGAATTGAATTCGAAAATTACGAAAAAGCGGTAGACATCATCGAACGCCAGCTGGAATTGATGAGACAAGGCGATATCAGCGATCTGGAATGGATGCAGACACGCGCGATGATCGGCAATTCGCTGCGCGAAATGCAGGATTCCGCCCATGAAATGATTTCCTTTGACTTTAACAATATGCTGACGGGCAAGGAGCGTACGATTCCTCAGCTGATTGCGGAAATCGACCAGGTCGATAAACAGGCTGTCCAACGGATGGCCGAACAGGTAAAGCTGGATACGATCTATTTCCTGCGGAATAAGAAGGGGGAATGAAGACGGTGGAAGTCATCGAATATGAACGGTTGAAGGAAAAGCTGTATTACGAGCAGTTGCCGAACGGCCTCAAAGTTTTTGTGCTGCCGAAGCCGGGCTTTCAGAAAACCTTTGCGACATTTACAACGCGGTACGGTTCCATCGACAATCATTTTGAAATAGAAGGCAAAGGACCGATGCGGGTTCCCGACGGAATCGCTCATTTTCTG
The Ferviditalea candida genome window above contains:
- the sleB gene encoding spore cortex-lytic enzyme, whose translation is MKKRLVFVTVSIVLLLFGAMELKKSLNLQETFGRATLKYGSKGSDVRELQGRLHHLGYYKGKIDGSFGYSTLKAVKTFQWKFGMKVDGVVGSKTKLKLWQATKSWRPSATSYKTKAAGGVKTIGSANHLGLSANDLKIMANAVHGESRGEPYVGQVAVAAVILNRVSSERFPNTVSGVIFQPGAFTAVADGQIWLAPNETSKKAVRDALNGYDPTGGAIYYFNPATATSKWIWSRPQIKRIGKHIFCK
- the yfmF gene encoding EF-P 5-aminopentanol modification-associated protein YfmF, with the protein product MINQGFERTAVNRIRLHVLPTDRFKTYAISANIGVPLAEDDVTPVALLPFVLRRGTAKYPETKKFREKLDDLFGAGFGFDIYKRGDNQIVQFRMDVINDQFVEGRHDLLKQSLQFLGETLFAPALENGTLRGKYVESEKVTLQKRLEAIVNDKIKYAAERCIQEMCKDEPYRLNPLGKVTDLPSITPESLYTMYQRWLQNAVIDLYVAGNTTPDEVKSLVEAYFPMQSGQTASYDMRTAFPEVQHVKRVEEQLDVTQGKLNMGLRSYVTYGDEAYPAALMYNGILGGYPHSKLFTNVREKASLAYYAASRLDGHKGIITIQSGIEFENYEKAVDIIERQLELMRQGDISDLEWMQTRAMIGNSLREMQDSAHEMISFDFNNMLTGKERTIPQLIAEIDQVDKQAVQRMAEQVKLDTIYFLRNKKGE